A single window of Nicotiana sylvestris chromosome 5, ASM39365v2, whole genome shotgun sequence DNA harbors:
- the LOC104234842 gene encoding uncharacterized protein — translation MNMAEGGERTNVVVIGGGIGGSLVAKTLQNEANVSLIDEKEFFEITWASLRSMVEPSFAKRSVISHSEYLPHAKIITSAAVDITETDVLTSQGSRVPYDYLVVATGHTQRGASTKTEKISQYQAEYEKIKAADSILIVGGGPTGVELAAEIAADFPAKKVTLVHRGSRLLEFVGESASKKALNWLTLKKVEVILGQSVDVNSASDGVYKTSGGETIVADCHFICIGTPFGSAWLKETILKDSLDSRGRLMVDSNLRIKGHTNIFAIGDITDIPELKQGYLAQEHAKVAAKSITLSIKGVEDDHKLAVYKPATKALAIVSLGRKEAVAQFPCLSIAGRVPGMIKSGDLFVGKTRKGLGLQPDV, via the exons ATGAACATGGCTGAAGGGGGAGAAAGGACAAATGTGGTAGTGATTGGAGGTGGAATTGGTGGTTCCCTTGTTGCTAAAACCCTTCAAAATGAGGCTAATGTTTCATTAATTGATGA GAAAGAGTTTTTTGAGATCACATGGGCAAGCTTAAGGTCTATGGTTGAACCATCATTCGCTAAAAGATCAGTGATTTCTCACTCTGAATACCTTCCTCATGCGAAAATCATTACATCAGCTGCAGTTGACATCACAGAAACTGATGTATTGACCAGCCAAGGCAGCCGAGTTCCGTATGACTATCTTGTTGTTGCCACTGGTCATACACAAAGGGGTGCTTCGACGAAAACTGAGAAGATCAGTCAATATCAAGCAG AGTATGAAAAAATAAAGGCTGCTGACTCCATATTAATAGTTGGAGGAGGGCCAACAGGTGTGGAGCTGGCTGCTGAAATTGCTGCTGATTTTCCTGCCAAGAAGGTGACGCTGGTGCACAGGGGATCAAGATTGTTAGAATTTGTTGGAGAAAGCGCCAGCAAAAAGGCACTGAATTGGCTTACTTTAAAGAAAGTTGAAGTCATCTTGGGGCAATCTGTTGATGTAAACTCTGCATCAGATGGTGTTTACAAAACATCGGGTGGAGAAACTATAGTTGCTGATTGCCATTTTATTTGCATCGGAACACCATTTGGTTCAGCATGGCTAAAAGAAACTATCTTGAAGGATAGTTTGGACAGTCGTGGAAGGCTAATGGTTGATTCAAATTTGAGGATCAAGGGTCACACCAATATCTTTGCTATTGGGGACATCACTGATATTCCG GAACTTAAACAAGGATATTTGGCTCAAGAACATGCAAAAGTAGCTGCCAAGAGCATCACATTGTCAATAAAAGGAGTAGAAGATGATCACAAATTGGCTGTGTATAAGCCAGCCACTAAGGCATTGGCTATAGTTTCTCTAGGGAGAAAAGAAGCAGTGGCCCAATTTCCTTGTTTGTCAATCGCTGGACGCGTTCCAGGCATGATAAAATCTGGGGATCTCTTTGTTGGAAAGACGCGGAAGGGACTTGGTCTACAGCCTGATGTTTAG